The following nucleotide sequence is from Parambassis ranga chromosome 21, fParRan2.1, whole genome shotgun sequence.
TTAGCAGTAAAAGTCAGCTTGTGTTTACTCTGCCAGACAGAGCCCCAGTGTGcattgacctctgaccccaccCTTCCCCCCTCCATTGACCAGCAAGCTGCAGAGAACTCATAGTGAACTTCTGCCAGGTTTCTCCTCACAAAACTCAATGCAGTGTTGTTTTAGATAgccagcaggttttttttatgttcattATATGAAACTATTTTTACATCCCTAATGTTTAATGTGGGATTTAATTTAATCAAAATCGCAATTTACTTGAAAATAATGCAATGGtgacattaaaaacagaactaaacaaacatttattgagtaAATTACAGGAAAAGAGGTTCAAGTAAATCTTAATGAGACACTTGTAACGACTATTTTCAGAATGTGTAGTCTATATTCAAAATTCACAGGCTGTTGTGCTTCCTTTCCCTCCTCTTAGCTTCTAAAGAAGCCTGTTGGTTCCCAGCAGTTATCACAGGTTCACTAGAGTTTAATTTGAGGATGTGGCTGCTCAAGCAGAGATAGAATTGTAACAAGAACGCCTCTGTGGGGGGATTTTCCACATGTCAGGCTGTTACAGAATTTGAAACGTCTCTGTCAGTGTTGCTGAACATCACATGTGACTCCAGCAAACAGAACAGCCTCTGACACACCAGTCATTCGGATAGTTCATGTAGTGGATATAGTGGATATGTAGTGAAAGAAGAAAGATGCTCTCAAGAAAAATGGTGGAAAATTGAATTAATTAAGAGAAGATGAGATCTAAGGCTCCTGGAGTCACCGAACAGGGTCACCGTCTACAGTTTCAGAGCACATTCGGGGTCACTGAAGCTTGTAAACACAACGCTTTCTCAGGCTTTAGATTCAAAGAGCTAGGGGCCATTAGTAGGACACACCTCCTGTTGTAAAGCCAACACCTGCACAGGTAATGGATCAAAGTCTTTTTATAGCTGGGGCACAGGAGCAGGTGTGCCAAAAAGCAGACCATAAAGTCATTAAGACGAGCCCGGCCCAAAGCTGTGaagttcttgttatttaggTTAGTTATTAGGCTAGGTTACAGAAAATGTCTATTTATGTTAGGTTTGAAGGTTGAAATTTCAAGTTTTAAAGCAGTAAAATGTTGCTTAACTACATATAGTCCAGTATTAATGTAGCTGCTGAGCTAACTCACAGCTACCTGCAATTTCCAAGGCTGGGACAAAGTAAGTGCAGTTCCCAAGTGTCCACTGGATGATGACTCAAAAAGCGAGTCAATCCCTGTAGACCGGTATGTTAAATTATACAGTTTTACctcagaaataaacattttaagaaCCGGCCGTGGTTACCATGGCTACAACAAGCATGATGGCCACTGGCTACCTTCATTCATTTCATACCTACTGCAAAAGGACTTCCATGGTGATGTTTTTACATCCTGACCATGTGAAATCCCACATTAACGAGCTGTTAGGTGGAGTCAGGGGTGTTGGGGTGGAAAGTGATTTCCAAAGCATCAGACTTTGAGGTTTATCCTTCTGTCATTAAGGGGATGTCTCAGTTGAACCACAGCAGCCCTGCGACAGAATGATCTGAGCTGTCGTTCATTTATATTTGTGGAAAACGTTCCACTCTgtcctgcagcttagacagaaTTCCTGATAAATTCCTCAACAAACCTGCCTGAAGATGCACAGAGCGCATCCTGCAGAATCGTCTTCTCTTTATTCATATTATGTGCAGGTAGTCTGAAACAAACTAGTTCTGCATTCTCTTTGTAAAATGAGGGCAGGAGGGAAGAGTTGGTGCCAAACAATCAGAGATGACTACAGATACCGTGTGAGTCTCCGGAAAGCTGCAGGATGACAGAAATAAGAACAGACGAGACACAGTGAGGCGATGAGTGGGAGGAGGCTCAGAGAGTGAAACAAAAAACTGGGGCAAcaaaactctgctgctgcatttccATCTGAAAAGTCTTCTCCTCTGGAAGAAGGAAGCCCTGTCAGTGTGACTGTTGGGGGGCCGGGCCGGGCAGGGAGGCTGGGAGATCCCTGCCTGCTGCTCCGCATTACTACCGAACCTTCATCTGCCCACTCTGACTTCCAGATAACCCCGAcaccccttcacacacacacactgacatcaaaGACAACACCTCAAAGCTGAGGTAACATATTCATAACCTAATCTAAAACTCATCTCCCATTCATCGTCCTCAGCCTCTGGAGGAGCTGTGAGAATTATGAGAACTGacgggagagaaggagagatcTCCGCATGAGCAAACATCTAAATTGTCTAAAACTGTTtaccaggaaaaaaagaggtaTGTTTACCTCTCATTCAAACTGAGCCTATGAGGATCTGTTCTATCTGGTCATCAAACAGTCTAAAGGATCaactttatattattatttttggagGCCTTTGTAGAAAAATACTCTCTGTCCTTTTCAGGCATTTTAACTCATCAGTCTAATTTTTGGCTTGTTGAAATTTCAGCAGAAATCATCAAATTAATTTCCATAAATCTGCTTCACATCTTGCCTGAGAATcaccacattttaaaattttCATAGGGCTGCCTGTACACCGGTGTCTACTCTACTACATACATAAACTGGCTACTACGTTTAATAGCACCAAATGCACAAATAGGGTTAAGGTTTAAAGAGAACAAGGGTATCTATGTACAGTTGTATTGGCTCCAACATAAGTTacccaaaaaacaaaagcaaagcagCCATCTGGTTCCTGCATGGGAAAAGACTCAGTCATTCAGGCATTCAGTCCCAGAGTGCAGTAATCACAGGTATTCTGCCAGCTCTAGGACATGAAAGGAACCTCAGACGGAGGTAAACTCCCTGCCACTACAACTGACCAGCACCACTCAGTCAGCATGATGTTTAAAGAGAATAAAGTAGAGGTTAACCACGTGGTCACTGGCCTCTGTGCTGGTTTCTACTGTTTATTAACCCTGATGTTTATTGGCTCATTTCAATGCAACACATTAAGCAGGTGTGGTTTATCACTGTATCACTATTTTATCATTCTGTTGAGCTATCAAATGTGTAGTGAGACAGTATTCTTTACACGGTGGACTCAATATATCATACATGTCATGTTAGGTAGTGCAGCTACCTGTCACATGGTCACTCCATTATGTCCTGTGCTATTCTAGGAAAAATGGCGCATGGACCACTGCACAATTAATGACAGAGAAATGTTACTTTGCTAATGAACCTGTTCCCTAATCCTTCACAAAGAGCTTGCCACACagtgagcaggaagcaggatTAAAGTAGGGCACAGGCGTGTTCTGTAGCAATGGGACGGGAGTTAAAAGACAAACTCTTTACTCAGGCTTCACCCCTAAATCGTTCTAAATGCTCCTTGATGCTAACAATAATGATATTAGTGTCAGAAGCTGCTGCTTAGCTGATAATGCTTCACTCACCCTGACACCTGATTGCCCTCGCCTGGCTGTCCGAGGCCGCACTCAGGTGTGGCCTGACTATCACCTGTGGCATGTGTCCACAGGGTGTTACTGCATTCTTTTCCTCAGTGGATTAAGTCTCTGTGActttaattaaaagaaaaaaattacacACCGCCATTTTACACGTAGAGCTGGAAGAGGTGTTTCTTTATTCTGCGGCATGAACAGAAAACCTGACCATGCATCTGTGTCTTCTTCCTCGGCGATGATGGATGTCCAGTGGCAGCCTCGCTGAGCTGCTGTTTGATTATGCACAGTCTGACAGGCCTCCTTTGTCATCCAATAAAATGCATAATTCATCCACACTTTACGAGGCAGGAAGCGAAAAAATAGATTGTCATtttctctgtgagtgtgtgtgtgcctgtggcACTACAGTGGTGTGGGTCGGGAACAATCTCTGTGCCAAGATGAATGGTCTGGACTGACTAGTAGCGTCGGTGGCTGgaggagcctgtgtgtgtgtccctgaagGCCTCGTCTCCATATAGAGgcatgtttctgctctcagACTAAACTGCAGCAGGGCGACACATTCATCAGGCTGCTGGTGAATACATCACAGCACTGAGGGAATAGGACTGATGCAAAGTCCCATatctcaaacacacacgtcTGCAACGACACATGAATACATAAAACTGAGTTGTTGTCGCAGTTTTTGCAGATATTCAGTGGATTCAGCTTCAGTTCATTATACAGatattttatatgtatgtaGCCTAAGCTAAGCTGTGTGGACCTGTTCCTGCTTTTGCAGATTTTGTTAGTGAACCCCTCATCCTTCAGGGACTGGCTATTGTGTTGCTTATTTGTTGTAAAGTTGTTTGCTTCCACTTCTTAGGATTTTTACTTCTTGTGGTCTTGGGAGGTCCTGAAGTGTCGGTTGTGTAACTGGGTTTGATTAGAGGTGTCTGATGAGGTTAATCCAGTCATGCTCCCTATATGTACAATAAAATCTTGTAATTGCGCCTCTTGTCTGTGCCTGTGCGGAGATGATTCCTTCATACTCTCACAGTTTTCATGTCAGAGCAACTTTGTCTCCcttcacccctcctcctcctcgtcttcctccccctcctcgtccttgtcctcctcctcctcctcctcctctggtctTTGTTGGTGTCTCCCTCAGCTCTCCAATTATCTACTTAAAGCAAGAACAGAGCTGTCTGCTGGTGCAAAACAAACTGCTGATTACAGAGCAGCATGTCTTTGTGCTGCTTCAGTCACTGCAGAAATTAAAAGATAATAAGCCGACATTGGAAATGCTGTCAACCTCACCAGCCAGCTCTGTTTCCTGAGCTTTCTTTGTCTCCGGTAGTCTTCATGAATTACTAATGAGCCCAGAAATTACACAAGCTGAACTTTCTGACACATCATATCATATCACCCATCCCagaaaaaatgaaagtgaaatcCAAAATTTCCCTCTGAAATGTAAATCCAAGAAGTGTCTGAAACAAATCCATTAAGTGGTCTTAAACTGAGTGTTACCCCACTCCTCTGGTTTCATGTAGAGTCTTGGACTGTGTAGGAGGTTTATCAAAGAGAGCTTCTGTCCCTGGTGGATCAGCTCTTTTTTCCTGCACATgcagctgttgctgtgtgttgagAGGCTCCATAAGCCGTGTATTGTTCGGGCATCCCTGGCATATATAGGTCAtgctcttgttgttgttgtgcctcctcttcactctgtttgTACAGTGCTGTATGTGTGGGTATGTGTCACTGTTTTTACAACAATACACAACAGGAGCAGTGCCAAACCTAATCCTCATCTGAGGGGGTGACGCCGCCGTCAGCCGGCGACAATCTCCGACAATATTAAAAAGTGACACAGAATGGACATGAAGATTATGAGGAGACTGGAAAACACTGCTGTATGTCCATATGACAATCAATAGATGATACAGCTGGTGCATCTGTTCAGCTAAGAAATAATTGGGAACGCATATTGTGAACCTGAATTACCAAACTTCACTATATAACTTCCATAATGATCATTTTGGATAGATACATTTGAATAAAGCTCTTATTAGATATACAGCTAGCAGATGttcacatccatccatccatttttaacctgctttgtcctgtataGGGTCATAGAGAGGCTAGAGCCTCTCCCAGCTGTCACTGGGCGAGAGGTGGAGTACACCATGCACAGGTCAGCAGTGTATCACAGGCAGTGTAACAAAGACAGACAATAACATTCACACtgacactcacacctacagccaattaACCTCACAGGCACGTCTGTGGAATGTGTGAAGAAGCCAGAGTACTCGGCCAGAGAAAACCCATGTAGGCACAGGGAGAGCGTGCCATCATCCAACCAGGAACTCTCTTCTGTAAGGCGGTAGTGCTAACTGCTGCACCCAGATATCACCTAGAAGCttagaatgattttttttttctcaatctcAAATGTTTCCTGGTCATTTTGATGGTTTTGGGGTCTTTTTTTGATTGGGGTCCGgcgtcttgtgtttcctgtgctTTAGTTTTGTTTCTGGTTTATTTTGATAGTCTCGTCTCCCGTGTCTTGTCTCCCTTGTCTTTGTAGGTCTTGTCCACCCCTTCGTTTGGGCCAGATTGTCCTGTGAACTTGTTACCCGGTGTTTTTCAGCCATGCTTTCCTGTGGTAAGTTTTGTTCCTTGGGTTTTTGTGTCTGGAGTGGTTTGTTGTGAGTTTTTGCTCTGGTAGTTTTTGTTGACTTTCAGCTGTCGTTTTTTAGTTCcagtttgtgtgtccttggtttTGAAGAATATATCTTGAACTTTGAGCACTACCTTTTGCCCTTTTCACATAAATTCTGACTGACGCATCCGCTTACTCTGTCTGGTCTgaatttgtgcatgtgtgcattatCCAGATTtcaaaataggtctgaacatatccagcttaaagtgATCCGGATTCGATCCCTGAATGGGGGTCTTAGAAATGTGACAGCCTTGTTGTAGCAGTGTGACACAGCTTTTACTAGCTACATGTGCTAAATCCTATCAAAAAGAGCACCATAACTTCTGTTCACCattgatataataataatccaaAAACCAATAGCTTTTAGTCAATGGAACTCATGTGTTGCTACCTACCTTTGATCAATAATGTTGTTGTCCATGTGCATGTTGTTATAAACATGTAAACCTAATTGAGCCTTGAGTTATTGACTGTACCAGCATGTGTAATGATGGCATTGGTCTGACctgtaaaagaaaatgatgcCACCATAAATCTTTGTTAGTTGGAGTTTAACTTCTTGTATGTCTCTTTTTTACTTCCTGGTCTCTTCATTGAAATCAGTTTAAAGAAGTTCATTTCTGATCCTCATGATCACAGCACCCACATCAGTGTAACATAACGTTGCCATGacataaaaataacacactAGAAAGCATTCATATCGATACTTTTAACCCTGCCTCGTTCTGCTTATGAGAGGCTCTAAAAAGGATGTGTCTGAATCAGGTCAGCAAATAATTGGGTCAGTTTGAAAAGCCAGTGAGAAACGGTGGATTCTTCTCGAGCTGATGTGTAAAGTTGATAAAAGTCAGGCCTCCTTTCTGTTGGCTGTGAAGCTGCTTCTtcaacataaacacagatgaACCTCCGAGGAGGGGCTGCATGTGTGGAGGTGCTTGTTTTACGAGGGAACTAAATGTGCTGTACACATGTGTCTGCAGCTTCAGCATGTTTCACACTGACAAATAAGAAGCTCTGCAGTCACTGCATGGAGGGAGAAAAGGACCGGGTTCATCGCTTCTGACTGTTCGTTCACAATTACTGATGACTTGTTgtgaatattgtttttataaGTAGTTTTCTAGAATTTTGACAGACTTTTAAGAACACAACTTTGGCTAAAAATCACCTTTTAAATCCCTAATTTCCATGGTTCTCTCTTCATTTCATAACAAAATTCTCATAATACTGTGAAAACCAGCACAATGAAGGTTAGCAAGGGTCCCTCTCAGGACTGAGTTAACTCTACTGATACATCTGAATAGACATTCCACTGATATAAAACAGTCATATTGGTGCATTTTCAGTGCAATCTGTATGCAATCTTTGTGTTAACAAACATGTTTAGTCgtgttgttttattattgtgGCTGCATGCAGCCCATAAAGAAATACCTGCAGACAACACTCAGGGcttaaaaacacatgtaaaaatCATTTAGTTTTGGGGTagtataaaaaacaaactacaatCATGGATACCGTTCAGAGCTTTACAGATGATGTTGGATGTCTGCACATGTTATTTAATATTAAATGGAGCCCCAGGCTGTGAAGCTATGAAGTTAATGCCATAAAGATATGTGTGGAATATTTTGTGCAGCGCTGCAGGAAAACTATGCCACAGCTTTTTAATATTTCACTCAGTGTAAACATTGTATAGCTTCAAAGCAAAGCTGCACCAAGATGACACAGAATTTTTAAAACTgtaagggggaaaaaagtctGAAGAttttgcctttttctttttgtctggctcaacataaaatgtaaatcaAGAGAGTTAAAGTCAAATGAAATCTTCAACTTTCTGACAGATTACACTGAAGACAGCTGCAGGAAGGGGaatctgtttctctctcactctctcttccaGCTCTGAGGATAGACTGGGTTGGTTATGCtgtgctgttgccatggagacgggTAGTCCTGAGATGACAGGGCTGTTTCTGTTCTTatggtttttttgttgtttttgtttttttgtgggaaACCACACTGAGCATCAACCAATCACAAGATTCTCAGAGAGGTTTTTCCCCCTGAagggtttttgttttcatctatTTTCAGCTTTGACTTGAAATAGATGTTTAATTTGAAGAAGACCGTCGGTGTCCCCTGTCATGTTAAAGCTTGATCaaaattttttttctgttattgtggCATAAAGTGATCAAGGTATTATCATCTTTATTGTCTATTTGTAATTATTAGTTTTATTTACCTAATTCGATGccttcataaacacacatgttgcTGACATACAGATCAGAAAATATGATACTGATGCATGTGGCTGTTAGGTATactgcagacacattaaaaGCTTTATGGCTAAAATCCACAATGCTGAACATCATGGATCATGTTTGCTGGAATGTAGCAAGCTATCCATCATGATAACACTTACGCCAGTGACATCATTAGCGacattagccagctagctgtatctttgttattgttatttcatGATATTATGTGATAAACCACCAGTGAGCTCGCCAGTTAGCAGTGAGATCTTTGGTGACATTGGATGAATTTATGCTGCAGTAAAGAAATGTACAGGATAGTTAGAGGGAGGTGTGATTGTTTCCATTAAAAGGTTTAATTGGATCAGACATATGAAGAGAAGCATTCTAATGGTCTCTGTGTCAGAATCACGGCTattgagaaataaataaatcaaattactCAGCAGCTGAGTAATGTTgaaggtgacagcagcagggcaTGTACCGGTCTTCTGCCAACAGATGATTCAATTCCTGTACCTGGAAATGTTTCTTACAGGGAAACAAAGCCCTGTTATCAGGAGACAGACTGTCTGTTAGCACACTGTTTAGCTTGTTACAGTACAGCCTCTGTCAAGGAATCTATCAGTAAACTGAACTGACATCTGGATGAAGACTGTATCAGCCATTTCCAGTTTATGACTAAGTATTCATATTTTCTCTGTTCCAAATTACATCCACTGACTTACTTTTTCTGCAAAAACTAGTTTCAGCTCAGGTCATGACAGATCACTGCACTCTGGTCACAGGATGCTCAATGTCATGTTCAGATTAGATACAGTTTACAACTTGCTTTTGAGAGTAAATCCTGTCCATACTTAATCTGTATGTTTATTTCATATGCACATGTTTCTCCAAATGTCATCTTTTGCTGTGATAGATAATAGGTAGGTAATAGATAGGTAATATCTTCTTTAAATTGTGGAGCAGAAACACCTTTAAAAACTATTGATATAATCAGATTAGCCCCTAATTTGTAATCCATGTGCACACAGTGTCATCTGCTTAGCCCTCCTGCCTCACAGAAGCTACATTTTTCTGACAAGaaaacaggacaaaaacatatttaacaAAACCGGTGAGTGAGACTTTATGGATACACATTCTATAACAGGCTGCTTTTCATTGGTCCTTCTGGAGCTCTGGCTGCTGCTATAAACACTGCACTGCAATGCAGATCCATAAATTTCACAAATGAGCTCCAGCTTTTCTCTAAACGTTCACTTTATGTGCAGAAAATTCAGAACAGATACCCGTGCCGCCGAGGCCTTTTCTCACACCATCTGCATGACCTATGACCTCTCCCTGACCCACATCTGGAGTTATAtcctaataaataaatcattaattattaaaaaaaacaaacagtcacCCAAATCATGGATTTAAAATCTTTTAATATTCAAAAAATACTTCAATTTTGGCTTCTGTGTCCATAAACCACCTCCTCTATTAATACAGTGTAGTTCTCTACAGGTTTGTTAGCAAATGAAAAGTGCAAAGTAGTGGACTCAGTCCTCAGCCCACCATGCAGAGGAAAGGCTACTTCAATGCTCCAAAAACAACAGTCTGCAGGACACCCATCATCAAACACTGATGCTACAGAtgtcaatcaaaaaaaaaacaaagagcagggGGCACAAGTGACCCGAGCCACGTGCAAAATCAAACTCTCCACAAAGACATCATGTGgatggaaataaaacaaaaccatCTGAAGAAGCGTCCTCTTCAGTTTCAGTCCAGAGATACTGCAGCAGGTAAACGGGCCAGCCCGTTTCTCCTCCTCAGTGCTGCAGTCATTTCAAGGTCCTTGAATTCATTTGTCCTTTTTGgttaatgttgtgtttgtgtctcctgcAGGAGGCCTCCTGTGCGCGCATCTACCCGCAGGTCCAACAGCTTTAATCCCAAAAAGCACTGCAGCGTCCGCTGACTCAGCAGCTGTTAccgcttcttcttctgtttgagAGATTTCCTTCTTTTCACTATCATCTCATACAGCTTGTCCATACCCTCGTGCAGCCCTTCACCTATTATGGCGCACGCGGGTTGGATGTGATAGGTGGTGGAGGGGGTGAGCTCGTGCAGGGCCAGCTGCTTCTCGATATCGGCCACCGGCAGAGATTTGGGCAGGTCCTGCTTGTTGGCGATGACCAGCAGCGGCGTGCCCTGATTCTCCGCGAACTTAGTGACTTTGTGCAGTTCGGTCTTGGCCTCCTCCAGCCTGTCCACATCCACGGAGTCCACGACGTAAATGATCCCGTCAGTGCAGCGGCTGTAGGACTTCCAAAGGGGCCTCAGCTTCTCCTGGCCCCCCACGTCCCAGAAATGACAGCTGATGCCCTTTGCGGTGCCGTTACTCAGCTTTATCTTCTCAGTGTTGAAACCGATCGTAGGGACAGTGTTGACAAATTCGTTAAATTTGAGTCTGTAAAGAACCGTGGTTTTCCCAGCGGAGTCCAAACCCAGCATGACGATGTGGAGTGACTGGAAGGCAGAGATGTTGGAGAAGCTGTTGCCCATTTTGGCGTTTCTCCCCGCAGCTCCTTTATTCTGGAAACAAAACAGTCCTAAAGCTCAGATCCCGTTCTTGAATGCATTAAGTTAGAGGCGTAAAATTCCTCAGGTTTGGAGACTGGAGCGGTGCGCAGGCCCCGATGCCTCTGGATGAGTGATTGGCTCTGCTGTGGCCCttagcagcagctgaggacgCGGTGCGCCTTGGCAGGACGCAGCGCACCGTTCATTAGTATTCTCCTCACGCACTCACATCCATTGGATGGAGGAAGCTCCACAGTTAAAACACGCTCCTCCGGGAAGGTGTGACGGTGTGGACGGTGTCAGAGCTGGGAAGGACGACAATGAATCCTTCCTGTGTCCTCCGCACTGTGTGAGTCCTCTCCAGAATCCCACTGAAAAATGCGCACAGACTGATGCAGCTCTCAGGATTCTGACTGCGCCGCGTCACTGTGCTCTAACAGGAGGAAATAAGATCCACTGCCTCCTTCACCGGTTCGTACCGGGCGCTCCTCTtcactgctctcctctcccGTCGCTCGCTGCCGCTGTTCTGTTGTGCGGCTGACAAAACAAGACCGCAAATCAAGAGCCAGCCCCGCTACGCTCCACCCCGCCGGGACCTGTGCCAATGAGGCTGCGAGCGTCCTCACGAGCTGCTGTGGCGGTCAGGCCCCTGCTgtaggttacacacacacacaccactataACTTCATAAGGAGCATCTGGTTTATAACAACGTGCAGAAATCTGCGTCAATGAATTAAAAGCTTCGTTATAGTCTATCTACATTTTTTCTTCATGATGGCTGAACTTCTCATCATCCAATAAAACACTAAAGTGTCACAGCACGAGCGTGAAAATGTTGAGGAAGTTACGGTGTATGATGGTGACCAATCGTGGATAAGTGCTCCCCCTTCTGGCCAACATAGGAAGTTCAATTTGAGAAACGATTTAACTGCTTGATATGGACATCATGAAGATTTTACATGTCTTAGACAGTAGCATTAGTTCTAAATGTTGACTGCATGAGACAACAGGTCTATGAGTACATTAGACATTCCAATAGGCCCCTAGTACACCGCTGATGGAcccacagaaaaaacaaaaacaaaatgtgcctTTCTTTGTTCAAttccaaacaataaaaaatagtaAAGTACACTAAAATGTATTAGACAGGCTGTACAACAGCTTCATTATATTAACAAACCTCttctatttttaattaatttttttaaaaagatatattaaaatatgaataaaaacacGGACTAACCCTTTATTCAGAATAGAATAAAGTACTGTACTACGTTCAACCACTAGGTGGAACTCTTACACTGGTTACGTCCAGCTttccttattttcttcttcagctGTGATGAGACATGACTATCACATaaagttagatttttttaatgtttgtagtTGAGAAATTTCTCCTGTGAACAAAAACAGGATCAGGTCTGATGGGTCCTGAACCTAGAACTACTGTTAATATCACACAtatcacacaaagacacaaaaagacctcaaaaacacaaaagaagaaacacaaaaatacagtacagtacagacaGTAGGAagttcagcagctgtgtgttcatgttctgATGAAGGCGTGAACAAGTAAAGACAGAGGTCTGAGCATgcctgtctcacacacacacacacacacacagttccaggAAAAAGCAGTTACAACTGTTCATGTGCACACACGTTTCAGCCTCTTCAGTTCCTCCTTCATCACTATTCTAGAGAGGATACCTGCAGGAGCGTCACTCCACCCACCACCTCTTCCTTCCAAATGAAAGCACAGCTCACGCACATCAATCTTTtcttctttacacacacacacacacacacacaacagaaacacaaacacactcattgGTTTTACCATACGTGTAAGGGCCCTCTGCTGACTGCGTTTGTTCCCTGAAGGCTGATTCATTTCTAGGGATGTCATTACTAGGAGAATACTGCAGGTAAATAAACTGCATTCACCTTCCTGTCAGAAGCTGGAATGGCTCTCAGGATCTATAAGCTTTTTATTTGTTGGGTGTCATcagcagagcacagaggagcCATTAACCACACACCcacatgtgaggaggaggaaacaaatTAACCTTACCGTGCAGAAGCACCGACCACCTCCTGTGTCCACATAGTTCTTGGATGTTTGACATTTATTTTGCAGCTATATTGCTATTTCATCACCTTTAATTAATGCAGTTGTGAttttattactattttttttagtaTATATCATTTTATAATGTTAACTGAAGGCTATCACCTGTTTGCTAACATGcttgtgtcagtgtcagtcacATGAGGGTGATTCAAAAGCAGAAGCATCTCAATGTTGGAGTTTTCTGATCTGTTGATGGAGGTAGAGACATAAAGATGGAGGATCATTAATATCTCCGTGTGTTGATGGAGGTAGTTTAAAGAGTTATGTAAATttgatgtctgtgtttctgctcgTCATCTGAAGATATTAAAGATTTACATATGAAGCTCAAAGTGGGTCACAGCAGTGAGAGGGTGAATGTTTCCAAATGAATGATGTGCGGcgtaactgctgctgctgctgctgtgaaat
It contains:
- the LOC114425964 gene encoding ADP-ribosylation factor-like protein 4C; translated protein: MGNSFSNISAFQSLHIVMLGLDSAGKTTVLYRLKFNEFVNTVPTIGFNTEKIKLSNGTAKGISCHFWDVGGQEKLRPLWKSYSRCTDGIIYVVDSVDVDRLEEAKTELHKVTKFAENQGTPLLVIANKQDLPKSLPVADIEKQLALHELTPSTTYHIQPACAIIGEGLHEGMDKLYEMIVKRRKSLKQKKKR